GAAGTGGGGGTGGGAATTGGAGTTTGCGATAAAGCTGGCATTGGGCGGGAGAGGCGGGTGATGAGAGTCGGGAGGGATCATCGGGAAAGCGCCAAGGACTGAATCGGCGTATGATTTGGATGAGACGACGCTCGCTCTTGTTTCAGGGTTGGCCGTACTGGGTGTAGAGGTGGTAGATAACAGTGTAGGGGATACGCCCGAGGTGGGGACAGCAACAGTGATAGCAGAGGTGAGGTACCGGCTCGTATCCATGGTGCTTGTGCTGTCACGGTATGCCAAACTACCCATGGAGAATCGCAAGTCGCCAGGAGATGTGGAACCACTCTCAAgtctctcctcttcatcaaactTTCGACTCACAGGTGTGAGTATCCGAACAGCCTCACCAGTCCTACCTGATCGGAAGGAGGCATCGCTCGGTGATAATCCTGGTGCAGGCCATATCCCGCGTTCGGCGGGGTGCTGATCAAACGAATAATCTCCGTCCTGGGTAGACCCCAACACGGATGACCCGCCAAGCACCTCCATCATCTGCGCACTCTTCCCTCCGAATTGCACCATCTCGGCTTGCTGCAACCTTCCAACTTGTACTTGCTTCGACGTGACAATTTTCGGCGCGTCGATATTGAGATCGGATTGACCGGAAAAGTATGACGGAGCAGCGGAGTTGCCTGAGAGGTAAGAATCGCGGTAAGCATTCGTCTCGGAAGATTCCAAAACCTTTGGATCAAAAGAGCTTGGGGGGTTGAGACGAAGGTCGAGCTCAGGGGAACGTGCGGGTCGGGTCGGTGCAGCACCAGGTTTGAACAGGTTTTGTCTCGCCTGATCAAGTGCTCTGGCGGCTGCGCTCTGTCCAGGCCGAGTGGCTATCTTTGACAGCCCGTCTTCCGAATTCGAAGGGGGGATCCATTGGATAGGAATAATATTGGCTGTACCTCCACTTCCCATCGTTGAAATGCTCTGTCTGTCGGAAAATGGGTCACCATTGGGATCAGCGTTGATGGTGCCGTTTGTAGAGTATACCCGGATTGTCGCGCCATTTTCGTCATAGTATTCTGCGTTGACGGGAGCCGGGGGTAATAGTGACCGACGAGAGGCTGAGGGAGGTGGAAGAGCGAGACCGTGAGGGTTGGGAGGTTGAGAGTGGGCGGAAACAGGAGCTGGCGAGTCAGCCGGGGAGAGTTGGAACCCCGCAGATTCGGCTTTGCGTGCGCGCTCGGCCAATTCTTCAACACGCTTAAGATCTCTTCTCTGCAGCTTTGTCAGTATGCTTCTAAATAAATCATCATTGTAACgcaccttcttccttctcatccaCCAAAACAGTCCCAAACTTGCAATCACCAGAGCCCCTACAATGGGTCCGGCAATGGCACCCGCGTTAACGCTTGATCCACTCGAGCTTGACGATTTGGCGATACATTGGATTGTAGGGCATTGGCTGCACGTTCTATTCCATCGTGTTAGCTTTTCTTGTTCTTGACAGTGAAAGGCAAACTCACCTGGAAGAAAGAATACACTTTTCTGACGAGGAGCAATTGCAAGTAGGTGTCGTGTCATTGCAAGTAACGCAGTTCTCTCGTCGATACCAGTCCATTCTGGGGAAGAGTTCGTTTGGGTGAGACATTGTCTTGAAAGATAGTTTGTGGAGACCAGCCAGCCGTGATTCTTGGTAAAGAATGTGATGCCAAATGAATGTGATAATGAAGAGAACGAGTGAACACTCAAACAAAGAGTATCAGATAGGGAAATAAGAGTGACGTGTGGTGTAAGGAAAGGCGTAGTTATGTTTGTGATGAGATCGATAATAATCCTTATTATAGCTGAAAGGATGCTGTATTGACAAGTCTGGAATCTGGGTGAGATTACGGGAGGGAATAGCAGCAGATCGTGTCGTGACCTTTCAAAGCTATTCTGCGGCGTTGATGGATATGACTAATGTGTAGCAATTTAGTAACAATGGCTGTGAATAGTGTGCGACAGACTCACTGGTAGGATAGCAGAACACCCTCGCTACAGTAGGCCGGCCAAATTTGTAGCTGGATGGCTGACACTGGAAATGAGAAACTGAGGTCAATGCGGCCGTATTCACTGTGCTCGAGCAGTTGTAGTTATTCCGTGGCTGCCGTGCTCCGTGTGCCGAGACGCGGTCGTACTGACTTCTGGTTGGCTTTTCTTTTCGGTAGTCGGGACTGGATTACTGAATGAATGTGGGATACAAGGATTATGGGACCTGCCCGAAAGTGTGGATGATAGTTTGTATGGACAGCAATGGATCCCCAATGAAGGaacagcagaagaagggttgttttttctttttcagAACATGCACGCAGGAACGAAAGAATCAGAAACAAGGGTCCCCGTCGCGATTTGCTCAAATAAGGCCCAGAAGCAATCCAGGAGGCTAGATGCGACGGACGCGACGCGTTTGGCCAAGACTACGTGGTTGCTTTTCTTCTCTGTGCACATGCACATGAATGGGTATGCTGTAGAGAGAGGGAATTGGCGTATCACTGCCTGCAGTGCTTGGGTCAAATCCATATAGGATCGTTCCTAGTACTAGTGCAAGATGGATCTCAAAAACGGGTGTCTCATCGGTCTTGTCCCCCCTCTTGGCGACCTGAAAGGATATTAGTCGAATAAAAATGAAGGTCAACATGTCGTGCGAAACAATCCACTTCATCATCTAATCCCCCTCTTTATCCATCTCGTGTCTTGAAACCGTTGGGAGAGGCAGCATTCCAAGATAGGATCTAGGATCTACCTTTGATACTCTTGGCTCTTCTGGTCTGATCAGTCAATATGCAAACGTTGACCGGCGGGTGAAGGATTACGAATGACAACGCTATGTATGCATGCCTCCTGAGAAGGCAgcggagaaagagattACCACTGGGGGGACTCTTCATCTTATCACAAATACAGGAATTTGTATAACGACTCTACTACTGCAAACGGAGGCGACAGACAACAGCGCAAAATACTTGACACCTATCAACGAATTTCAGTTATTTACCCTTCATTCCTATCACAACGGATGTCACAACTTACCTTTTCTACAAATGCAGCAGCGTCATCCAGCTGTTCACAAGTGATAAATACTAGATTTGTGGCCTTTGGAACGCCTCTGCAAGCAGCGATTGAAGTATCAGGCATTCAAAAAGAAGCAGCaaacagaagaagagtaaCCATTGGCGAGAACTGTTACCAAAAAATAAGAGATTGTCTCGAGAGGGAGTGCAAGATACCTGGGAGGAATAGGGTAGCATAAGAGGGATGAGCTTAGCAAGAAGGATGACGGCGGGTGTCACAAGAAGGCTCATAAGATTCCAATTATAGCTTGTCAACAGGTAGTTGCAAGCAGAGTTACTGTGAGGTTCGTCGGAAGCAAGTCAATGATGTACCCCATCTGCGTTCAATGGAATACCTTTCAGTCGATATGGTGGGGCATAGCCCAGTAGTACAGTACTATTTAGTCATTTTGAAAGGGAAGGGCTTTTGGAGTGCCTCGGTGCAAGGCGACGCATTCCACTTTGAGAGGTCGTTTGAACAGCGAAAGAAGGACAAAATCATAATTTAAACAGCTCTATGCATACACTCTCGATATATCCTGATTTTACTCTCCTCTCGCTCGCCAAATTCCAACCTCACCGTCTTCACCACCGGCAACCAAAACGTCTCCATCCCAGTCAACCGCCAACAACCTCTCACCCAAAACCTTGCCGTTCTTGGTGACCTTCCTATTGGGATCGGCCAACTTGCTCTGCGCCTTTGAGACAGTGAACAGGGCAGTCTTGGGTGATCGGATATCCCAGATTTGGACGACACCAGAGTAAGTGGCTGAAGCGAGGGTGAAGGGGGACGTGGGATGGCAAGTAACAGAGGGGACGGGGGATGTAGTAGGGAGGGTAAGGGAAATGAGGGAGGTAGCTACAGAAATTGTGTTAAATGTGTAGCTAGTGATGGGATATAAGTGACTGACCTTGTCGAGTATCCCAAAGACAAATCGTCCTGTCCATGTTTCCAGTCACCAATGTTccattcatcttccattGATCTATGCACAACGCAGACTTGTCAAACGGACCCTGTCTCAATACTCCAGAAGTACCAGTCTGCACTTCCCATCCGCGCACGCTTCCGTCCCACCCAGCACTCCAAAATTTGCCACTGTCAAGCTTGTCCCAAACGAGGCCGCCGACTCTTCCGATATGGCCGCGCATGACAGCATCGGGCGCACGCCTCCATCCACCTTCGCCGGTAGCATCGCCGTCAGTGAGGCCCTCTATGGGAGCTTTTTCTTGGTCCTTCTCGAGCTTTCGGCGTTTCTTGGTACCTTGACCGGGGAGATAAGACACAGGGTCGGCAGGAACTTGATGTTCTGTTGGCTCGGCGTCGGGAAGGACGTAGAGATTAATGTTACCGTCCCATGAACCGGTTACAATTTCTTTACCGGAAGAGCTAGCGATGACGGAAGAGATGGGGCCGGTGTGGCCATGAAGGGTGTAGACTTCCCGGGGAGCATCGGCAGTGTCGGgtgagagagagggaatAGAATAGACGTGGGTTTGACGGTCAACACCGCCAGCAGCGACGAGGATGTCGGTTTCTTGACTTTGAGGGGAAACCCAGGTACAGGATGTAGCACCAAGAGAAGTAGGGAGCGGAAGAGTGTAAAGAGCAGAGGATGATTGAGACGCAGCTGAAAGAGGGAGTACTTGCAGGTGAGATAGGTAGGATGAAAGAAGCACATATCTGTGACGACGTCAGCAAAGAAACTGCTTCAGAATAGCTGAAACGTACCCTTTCctgctcaagctcaagccAGACACCCAATCCTCGACCTCGACCCTCGCAGCCTCCTCTGGCGGCATCACACTCCTCACATACTCAACATCAATCTGactttcttcatctcctcctctgtTCTTTTTTACCCACGCCTCCAAACTACCCCTAAGGACTTCACCATTCACAAGGAAGTCAAATGGAACAGGTTTGCTTCCATTTTCAGCGGTGTTGCCGAGAACCTGGTTTATGAGTTCTGAAAGCTGGAATCGACGCCAGGCGGAAGGGATAAAGTAGGTAGACTGAGGGATGGCATCTGTTGAAGATCTGGtgaagaggttgatggGAAGTTGGCGAGATGCCTGCGATCCGGCTGGGTCGATTGACATCTTTCGTTGGATATAAACTTGTTTGTATGGTCAACCAACAACTTTCATAGACCGCGAACAAGAAGTCATCAACAGAAATTTCTGACCAGGACCAAGAGTCGGCGGGAACCGCCATTTCTTTCCTTATCACGTGACTATCAAATCATAATACATGAAGATGACCAGGTTCCCCATATATTTCAGCGGGAAGTTGACGGGAAAGGAGGCACGGGCCAAAGGAGGTGGTGAGTCATAAATGCTGCACCAAACGAGGAGTACATGTCTCTCCCATTTTTATCAAGAGACGTCCCTATTTCCGTGTCAGGAACTGCATCGGACAAGATGGCAGATACAAGACCTCCGATTCAACATTCTGTCGCAACCTCTTATAGTTCTAACAGTCATCGCTCGCCCCGAATTTCGTCATCCCTTGGTACCACATCTTGTCTCAACAGTCATTTTCATAatccctctcatcctccgGAACCTGAAGGCCAATGGTCACCAACGCCCATCCTGGCTACCCAATCGCCCCTTGCTCTTCGGCGAGGGAGGGGAATGACGTTTGAAGAAGCCCGTAGGGAAGGAATCATCAGTCAGCATGAGAGGAGCGGTGATTTTGACGGATTGCCCATAAGTGATAATGGAATATCAAAACTTCCCAAAAAGTTACGCCCGTATTATCGCAACCTTGCGCTCTTGCGCGAGCATTATCTCGAGGTAGATGGAATCCTATCAGGAGAATTGACACACAACATCGCACTATCTTTTGCTCCCTCACGAACATACTTGCAAAGATTAGGTGATctcgaagaagagttggcCAGCCCGAAAGCAACAAGGAGGAATAGCTACTGGAGAGTgaatggagaaagaggagcGAATGGGGATAGGGACGGGAATAGAAATCCAGGGGAAGGAACACCATTATTAGGAGATGCGAAAGCtgagaggagggagaaaCTTGCTCGACTAGCCCTCAATAGTACGTTTCACTCTTCGTGGTAATTCTTGAGCCATAATCACACTTCTTCTAGTAAATACAATAGTGAACGTCCTTCTTGTCGGAGGAAAAGCCACTGCCGTTCTGTATTCATCGTCAATCTCCCTTGTTGCTTCTCTCGTCGACTCTGCCTTAGACCTTTTAAGCAcattcatcatcctcggAACTAGTCTGGCGATAGGCATGAAGACAGACGCTCACAAATACCCCGCAGGAAAAAGGAGGTTTGAACCTTTAGGAGTGGTACGCCTCTCTTTTTTTAAACGTCGAAAATGAAATAATGGACTAATGACTTTCAAACAGTTAATCTTCTCGGTAGCGATGATTGCATCTTTCGTGCAGGTATTCATAGAGTCATTCAAAAGGACTATTGGCCCTCCAGAAGACCGGCCTATTGACCTTGGGCCTTTAGGTGTGGGGTAGGTTTCTGATTTGATTGAAGGAGGATGTTACTAATATACAAACCAGGATTATGCTTGCCACAATCGGTATCAAAGGAACCTTGTATGTAGCCAAATTTATATGATGGTGAGCCTGTGCTAACACACAAACAGATGGGTTTGGTGCTCCCGTATTCCTTCATCCGGTGTGCAGGCACTTGCACAGGATGCGGAGAACGATGTGTTCTTTAATATCATGTCTCTGGCTTTCCCGGTACGCAATGCAACTACCCCTATCTGTCGAATATAGACTCATTGTATATAAACAGTGGATTGGTTCGTTACTCAGTTGGAGATTCCTAGATCCGATTGGAGGTATGATCCTTTCGGCGTATATCATCGTAGAATGGATCAAAACTCTTCTCGAAAATTTTGCGAACTGTGGGTTTCCAGTCCTCTCCTTACATTCTGTGTCAGGTTGATTAACGCTGTAGCTTGATGAATTGATTTAGTGTCCGGTAAAACTGCATCTGCTGACCAAATTTCACGAGTACTGTATCTTGTCTCGAGGTTCAACCCAGTTTTGGAGATTGCAGATATTGAGTGTTATCATATTGGGTAGGCAAATGCTTCCCTTTGTGTAGAGTCTCAAACTGACAAGGCATTTAGAGATGATCTAATTGTGGAGGTTGATGTGATCCTTCCCAAGACAAGTTCATTGCATTACGCCCATGATGTCGGGGAGACCATACAGTGAGTTGGTAGCAATTCGAGCCTCAGAATTTTTGATAACTGGCGCACAGATGTGTGATAGAAAGGTTAGTCTTTGACGGGTATCCCTCTTCCGACCTACTGACGCTCTGCAGCTTGGATGGTGTAATTCGAGCTTATGTGCACTGCGATTACTCCTCTTTCAACCCGTAAGCATCGACCCAACACACTTCGCAGCTTTTACTTATGTCTCCTCTGACGTTTTGTACCCAAACAGCTTACAGCACACCGCCCGAACCCCGCAGCCCTACCCTATCACCCGCTTCCAATCCTCTGGCGGCTCCTCGTCTGACTCCGGATCCGGGACTCTTACACCTCGTCCGATACATTATCTCACCTCGAATACGTTGGATCTCAATGGCATAAATGACAGAACAGCAACGACGAGTAATAGGCCATTCAATGAGGAAAGAATAGGGGACAAAGGAGACGGAGATGCTGCACAAGGACGAAAGGGATGAATAATTGTATCTGGTTGTAAGCTGCAGCCTTCATTGATTTACTAACTAGGGACCAGACCTGCCGACCTTGT
Above is a genomic segment from Cryptococcus decagattii chromosome 13, complete sequence containing:
- a CDS encoding ribosome biogenesis protein YTM1 — encoded protein: MSIDPAGSQASRQLPINLFTRSSTDAIPQSTYFIPSAWRRFQLSELINQVLGNTAENGSKPVPFDFLVNGEVLRGSLEAWVKKNRGGDEESQIDVEYVRSVMPPEEAARVEVEDWVSGLSLSRKGYVLLSSYLSHLQVLPLSAASQSSSALYTLPLPTSLGATSCTWVSPQSQETDILVAAGGVDRQTHVYSIPSLSPDTADAPREVYTLHGHTGPISSVIASSSGKEIVTGSWDGNINLYVLPDAEPTEHQVPADPVSYLPGQGTKKRRKLEKDQEKAPIEGLTDGDATGEGGWRRAPDAVMRGHIGRVGGLVWDKLDSGKFWSAGWDGSVRGWEVQTGTSGVLRQGPFDKSALCIDQWKMNGTLVTGNMDRTICLWDTRQATSLISLTLPTTSPVPSVTCHPTSPFTLASATYSGVVQIWDIRSPKTALFTVSKAQSKLADPNRKVTKNGKVLGERLLAVDWDGDVLVAGGEDGEVGIWRARGE